The following coding sequences lie in one Lolium perenne isolate Kyuss_39 chromosome 2, Kyuss_2.0, whole genome shotgun sequence genomic window:
- the LOC127330124 gene encoding aspartic proteinase nepenthesin-1-like codes for MASTALAVLTFVAVFIRTFPPITCAIDNHGFRGSLTRVHTHSSNYSAAVHRDTRRLAFLAPAPTTSPAIALALQVLAENGVGAYHVSISIGTPPLTFPAILDTGSDLVWTQCAPCTECFEQPTPLYDPARSSTFSTLPCASPLCRSLPSPFRRACNASGGCAYDYRYVAGFTAGRLAAETLAVGGASFRDVAFGCSTANGGYMDGASGILGLGRGPLSLVSQLGVGRFSYCLRSDEGASPILFGSLANVTTGEGLQFTPLVQNPAVPVTGAPYYYVNLTGVRVGAADLPVTPATFGFTSTGAGGVIVDSGTTFSYLAKAGYAMLERAFLSQTAGLLTRVSGAPFDFNLCFEADGGANVDAVIVPSLVLSFAGGAEYSVPRRSYFDAVDEEGRVACLLVLPTGGVSVIGNVMQMDLHLLYDLDGGTMSFAPAVCATV; via the coding sequence ATGGCGTCCACAGCTCTAGCCGTTCTCACGTTTGTTGCAGTATTCATCCGCACGTTCCCGCCGATAACTTGCGCAATCGACAATCATGGTTTCCGCGGCTCCCTCACTCGCGTGCACACACACTCCAGCAACTACTCCGCCGcggtgcaccgcgacacgcgccgCCTCGCTTTCCTCGCGCCGGCTCCAACGACGAGCCCCGCCATTGCCCTCGCCCTCCAGGTGCTGGCCGAGAACGGCGTCGGAGCGTACCACGTGAGCATCTCCATCGGCACGCCGCCGCTCACCTTCCCGGCGATCCTCGACACCGGCAGCGACCTGGTCTGGACGCAGTGCGCGCCGTGCACCGAGTGCTTCGAGCAGCCCACGCCGCTGTACGACCCGGCGCGCTCCTCGACCTTCTCCACCCTCCCGTGCGCGAGCCCGCTCTGCCGGTCCCTGCCGAGCCCCTTCCGCCGCGCGTGCAATGCCAGCGGCGGCTGCGCCTACGACTACCGCTACGTCGCCGGCTTCACCGCCGGGCGCCTCGCCGCCGAGACGCTCGCCGTCGGCGGCGCCTCGTTCCGCGACGTCGCCTTCGGGTGCAGCACGGCCAACGGCGGATACATGGACGGCGCGTCCGGCATCCTGGGGCTCGGGCGCGGCCCGCTCTCCCTCGTGTCACAGCTCGGCGTCGGCCGGTTCTCCTACTGCCTCCGCTCCGACGAAGGCGCCAGCCCGATACTGTTCGGCTCCCTGGCGAACGTGACGACAGGCGAGGGCTTGCAGTTCACGCCGCTCGTCCAGAACCCCGCGGTGCCGGTGACGGGCGCCCCGTACTACTACGTCAACCTCACCGGCGTCAGGGTCGGCGCGGCGGACCTCCCGGTCACGCCCGCCACGTTCGGTTTCACGAGCACCGGTGCGGGCGGGGTGATCGTCGACTCCGGCACGACGTTCTCGTACCTTGCCAAAGCGGGATACGCGATGCTGGAGCGGGCGTTCCTGTCGCAGACGGCCGGCCTGCTGACGAGAGTGAGCGGCGCGCCGTTCGACTTCAACCTGTGTTTCGAGGCTGACGGCGGCGCCAACGTCGACGCCGTGATCGTGCCTAGTCTGGTGCTGAGCTTCGCGGGCGGCGCCGAGTACTCCGTGCCGCGGCGGAGCTACTTCGACGCCGTGGACGAGGAAGGCCGCGTGGCGTGCTTGCTGGTGCTCCCGACGGGGGGCGTGTCCGTCATAGGCAACGTCATGCAGATGGACCTGCACTTGCTCTATGATCTCGACGGCGGAACCATGTCCTTCGCGCCGGCCGTTTGTGCTACTGTCTGA